Below is a window of Geomonas oryzisoli DNA.
CCACGCGGATCAGGCGGAAGTCCGCTGCAAGACTGGCCTTACGCTGCCGCTGGTGGACCTGCGCGTGGTGGATGCCGATCTCAACGAGCTGCCGCGGGACGGCGTAAGCGCGGGCAACGTGGTGGTGCGCTCTCCCTGGCTCACCCAGGGGTATCTCAAAGACCACAAGGCCTCCGAACGCCTTTGGCTTGGAAGTTATCTGCACACCGGCGACGTGGCGGTGCGCGACCAGCTTGGCTACCTGCGTATTACCGACCGGAGCAAGGACGTCATCAAGGTCGCTGGTGAGTGGGTCTCTTCCCTGGAGCTCGAGGACATCATCGCTCACCATCCTGCCGTGGCCGAGGTGGCGGTGATCGGCAAGGCCGACGAGAAATGGGGCGAGCGTCCCCTGGCCCTGGTGGTTCCCAAGCCGTCGGTGAAGATCACCGAGAAGGACATCTCGCACCACGTCAGGCAGTACGCCGACAAGGGGGTGGTGAGCAAGCAGGTCGTGCTGGTCAAGGTGAAGTTCGTGGAGGCCATCGACAAGACCAGCGTCGGCAAGATCAACAAGGTGGCGCTCCGGGAGAGGCATCTGGGGTAGGGGGACGGAAGGTAAGGGGAAAAGGAAAGGGGGAGCGCCGGTGCGGTCCCCCTTTTTTTGTTTCCTTGGATGCTGTGGTGCGCCGGGCTAAATTCCGGCGCTAGCGGGCGGAAAGCTCCGCCATGCAGTCGCTCCACACCTGCACCAATGTGTCGATCTGGGCGTCGGTGGCCATGGGGGGGATGAGCATCATGTTGTGGAACGGGGTGATGAGCACGCCGCGGTTGGCCAGGTAGAGATGGGTGTAGTATATGAGTTCCCAGTCGAAATGGGCCTTGGCCTCGGAGCCGTTCCTGGGCAGACGCGGCATGAACTGCAGTTCGCACCGGGCACCGCTCCTGGTCACGCTCCAGGGAATGTCGTGCCGCTTCAGAGCCGCATCGAGCCCGTCCGAGAGCCGATGCTGGCCGGCGATCATCCGCTCGAAGGCATCGTCGGTGGCCACGTGCTTCAGGGTGGCCTCCATGGCGCGGATGGCGAACATGTTGCCGGACAGGGTTCCGCCGATCCCCATGGGGTCGGAGACGCTCTTCCTGCCGAAGGAGGCATTGATCCGGTCTGCGATCTCCCGGGTGAACCCGTACACCGCCACCGGGATGCCGCCGGCGATGGATTTGCCGAGGGTGACGAAGTCGGGCTTGAGGCCGTAGGCCGCCGTGTAGCCGCCGGGGCCCGTGGAAAGGGTGTGGGTCTCGTCGATGACCAGGACGCTGCCGTACCTGGTGCAAAGTTCCCTGAGCGTCTCGTGATACCCTGGCGCCGGCAGCACCATGCCGCAGTTGGTCATGATCGGCTCGGCGAGGACGCAGGCCACGTCGCCGTGGGCCAGCTCCTTTTCCAGTGCGGCGATGTCGTTGAATTCGACTACACGGGTGAGCGCGTCCTTGGGGACGCCGGGGTTCATGTCGAAATCGGAACGGAGCTCAAGCTTTCCGGTGGGGCCTATGTGCGGCAGGGTTTCGTCGATGGAGCCGTGGTAGCACTCGTTCATCACCAGGACCTTGTGCCGTCCGGTGAGGGCGCGGCAGATCCTGAGCACGTAGCGGTTCGCCTCGGTGGCGGTCATGGCGACCTGCCAGAAGGGGAGGCCGAACCGGCGCCCGAGTTCGCTTCCGATGGCAAGGGCGCTCTCCGAGGGGAGCATGGTGGTGATGCCGTGGCGCACCTGGTCGGCGACAGCGGCGGCGGTCGCCTCGGGGGAGTGACCGAACATGGCCCCGGTGTCCCCCAGGCAGAAGTCGAGGTACTCGTTGCCGTCGATGTCGGTGATCTTGTTGCCCTGCGCCTTTTTTACGAATATCGGGTGGGAGGTGCCCCAGTCGCCCATCCACGGCATCGGGACCCCGTTCAGGAGCATTTCGTGGGCGCGCTCGAAGGTCTTTCGGGACGCGGGAGTGCGCTCCAGAAAGATCCGGTTCTCGCGGTCCCTGAGCTCGACCAGCCGCGCATCGGATACCACCCGGTAGGACGTCTTCATTTCAGTAATCATCGTTCCTCCCTTATTGTTCTTTGTTTTCCCGGCTGGTTCAGGCGAAGAGTCCTGCCATTTCCGGTTCGAATGCGTCCCAGACCCGCTTTTTCATCTCGTCGAGGAACTCTTGGGTGACGAAGCGGGGCAGGGTGATGTTCGGGTTTGGGTCGCTGAAAACCTGCTGCGGCAGGGTGTACTCGTCGTCCTGGTACCCCTGGCGCAACTCCAGGGCGAGCCCTCTCAGGTAGGCGCGCCGTACCGCCGCGACGATCTCCGCGGAAGTGACCTCCAACCCGGTCGCGGCCTTGACCGCCCGCACCACGAAGTCGTGGCCGAGGCCGAGCCCCACGAACTTGCACAGCCCGATCATGTCGTAACCCACCTGGAGCAGTCCCTGCTGCGTGATGGCGTGGACCCAATCGTTCAGCCCCACTTTTCCCTCCCGGGCGACCATCATGTGGGTCCCCATGGACATATGCCCGCCGGCGATGGCGAAGGCGTAGCCGGGGTTGGTTTCCGGGAGGTAGGCGGGGAGTTCCAGCCCCTTTACCTGCATGGCGTAGCCGGTTTCGCCAAGCTGGGTGGAGAGCCGCTGCACCCCGTGGCCGATGCGGTCGCAATTGCCATTGCCGGTGGCGAGCACAAGCTCCCGCACCTTGTCGTAGTCGCCGAAGGTGGCACCGTTGAGGATGGTGTCTTCCGGGTGGCGCGCGTTGTAGTCGAGGACGTAGGCTATGGTGGAGCCGAGGGATATGGCGTCCATGGCCAGGTTGTCGCACAGCCTGATCAGTTCGGCGACCTGCTCCCCGTTGTGAATGCCCAGGTTGGTGCCGAAGAGGTTCAGCGGCTCGAAGTCGAACTTGGCGATGAATTCGCCGGCGCTGCCGTCCTCGTTTTTGCGGTAGAGGTTGTTGTGGCAGCGTACCCCGCAGCGAAAGCAGGCTTCGCTGCGCACGTGGAGCGACTTATCCACGCTGTCGCGGTAGAGTCCCTCGATCCGCTTGCCTGCTATGGAGCGGAAGTTGTTTTCCGGCACCGCCTTGAAGACGTCCAGCACTTCCAGGTTGGCCCAGGTCCCGCCGCCGCCCCCCTGTGTCAGGGGTTGGAACCTGTTGGAGCCGCCCCCCTTCACTACGTCCCGGTTTACGTCCCGCATCTCCGCAGCGATGGGCGGGAGCCGGTCCTCGCTCTGCGCCACGATGGCGACCAGGTTCTTGTACCCCATCAGGCTCCCCATGCCGCCGCGACCGGCAAAGCGGCACTTGTCCTCGCCGGACTTCAGCTGGTTTTCCGTGCTGAGCGCGACGGCACCCATCAGCACCTCCCGGTAGCGTTCTCCGGCGGGACCGATGGCGGCGAAATGCGCCTCCGGATATTCCTTTTGCAGGGCCATGATCTTGTCGTGGCTGCTGAGACCGAGCAGGTGCCCGGCGGGTTTCAGTTCCGCTTCCGGCCCGTTCGCCCCGGCGCGGAAGACGGCGTAGACCGGCTCATCGGCGCGCCCCTCGAATACCACTTCGTCGATGCCGGTCCACTTGAGCTTGCTGCCGAATTTACCGCTGGCGGCGGACCACATGGCGGCGGGAAGTCCCTTGCGGGACTGCTTGAGCGGGCTGTAGGCGGAAAAGTAGCTGCGCAGCCCGGTCATCACGTTGCTTCCGGTAAGGAGCCCCGTGTTGAGGATGAGCGGGTTCTCCGGCGTGTATGCCTGCTGCACCGGCCGCGTGGCCAGCATCTGGAATGACCTGCCGAAGCCGCCCAGCACCTCCTCAAGGTTGCGGCAGGGTATCTCTTCCATGGTTATGGTGCCGTCCCCAAGGGAGACCGTGCAGCGGTTGTAGAGCACCGCGGACGGGTCGCTCCCCGGGGTAGTGGTGGTAAATCTCATTTTTTTTACCTCTTTTCGATGTGTTGGTGTGCAGGTCCGCCACCCAGGCGTTGTCAGGCCGACAACCGTTTCAGGTGCGCCTCCAGGAGCTCACGGTAGCCGTCGCTCTCCTTTTCGCCGCGGTAGACCATGGAAGAGGCGATCTCGCTGGAGAGGATGGCGTACTTGTACTTGGGCGGCAGCCCCTTGGTCCGTATCCGGTATCCCGGCCGGTCGGCGAGCATGCCGGGCAGGTGGGCGAGGATGGCCTTCCGGTACAGCGGCCGGTCGCACAGCTGCGGGTGCTTCTGGAAGAAGTTGAACAGGGTCGCGTACTGGGCGTTGATCTCGGTGCTGATGGCGTCGGAGATCTCGGTGAAGAGCTGTGCCCCGCCCGCCTCGCGGTGGCGGCGGAAGATGAGCCGCGCCTCGTCCTCGGCCCTCTTGTTCAGGATGCGGATCACGTCGCGGACGTAGGGCTCCTTCTGTTCCAGGAACTCCTTCTCCGTCAACAGCAGGTTGGCGATGATCTCGTACGAGGAGGAGATGACCCCGCACTTGTTGGCGGAGGCGTCCCGCATCAGCACGATGCCGCGCTTTTGCAGCTCGATGCGCGCCTTTGGGGTGATGAAGGAGTTGGCCCCCTCCACGATGGCGCGGCTGAGCGGGGTGCCGTCCTCGGCGAAGAAGCGGTCGCAGTCGTGCTCCCGGACCGTTTCCGGCCGGCCGCCCGCGGGTATGAACAGGTCCGCCGCCACGGTGAACACCAGCGAGTTGTATTCGCGGTAGAACTCGTCGTTGGAGATCCAGAGCTCCTTGAGCCCATCCTGGTCGCGCATGACCTTGCAGTAGAGCTCCTTCATCCCGTCACGGCGGGTCCGGTTGCGGTAGAGGATGAAGCCGCCCGGATGCAGGGCACCGGCATCGAAGGCGTCGATGTCGGACTGCAGCACGACCCTGCCCAGGGCGTCGCGATCGGCCCCGGCCGGGTCGTAGAGCGCGCCGGTGCCGTCGATGATGAGCCGGATGGCAACCTTGGGGCAGCGCTCCAGCAGAAGGCGCATGGAGTTGCCTGCCACGTCGCCGTTGGGGCCGCCGGTGAACTTCACCGAGAACGGGTCGCGGTGCATGTCGATGCCCAGTTCGGCCATGGTGATCTCGGCGAACCTGATCACCCCCGCCGAGGTGACGCCGTACTCCTTGTGGTTGATGCCTACCTTCTTGCTGGACATGATCCCGATGCCCAAAAGGTAGCCGCGGCGCACCGACTGGGCCGCCACCAGCTCGACCATGGCGTCGTGCATGTTCTCGTCGGGACCGAGCTCGATGGGCTCGTCCTCGCCGTAGTAGTCGACGACGCGCGGATCCTTCGCTTTCCCGTTCTCGGTTACGAAGATGTCGAGGAAGGCGTTGATCAGCGAGTACTGCAGCTTGTACAGGCGCTGGGTGACCAGGTCGCGGTCCCGGATGCCGGCCGCGTCCAGCACGACCACCATCTTGGAGCCCCCCTCGTAGATGTCCTTGTTCTTGAGGTGCTGGGTGTGGGCGAGCACGTAGTTTTCGCGGAAGAGCGAGTTGGCGCAGGTCACGTAGTCGTCGCGGCCGTTGGTGATCAGTGTGCGCCACCCGCCGCGGGCGATATCCGAGAAGCCTATGTGGTAGCCGAGCCCGTAGCGGGCGTGGAAGTAGGTGATGCGGAAGGGGCGCTCGGGGGGGAGGTCCGCCGAGAACTTGGGCTCCATCTCGGACATGTAGCCCGGGTCGAGGCGGAACGCGAGGGCGCTTTTCTCCAGCACGTAGAAGTTGGTCTTCAGCGTGTATCGTATGAAGAGCAGCGCGCAGCGGAAGATGGTGCGCCGGAACTCGTCCAAAAAGCCGTGCCCGGTGTTGTAGCTGTCCACGACCCGCGTGGTTTCGTCCAGCACCGCGGCGTAGTGCGCCTCTCGGTCGGCGACGGCCGGATCGAAGCGGGAGCGGAAGAGCTTCACCAGTTGCTGGGCGATGTCGGGGTGGTTGTGGAAGGCGCGCATGATCCCTTCGAGGTCGAAGCTGTCCGGATGGGTGTGCGCCAGGTTGGTGTGGCAAAAGCCGATCATGGCGTTGACCAGCAGAGCATCCTCGCCGCTCATCACCCCCTTGACCACGAGTTCGGCGTAGGAGGGGGAGGCGGTGGAGAGGATCTGGGTGTTGTAGAGCTCGCTTTGCAGCCGCAGGAAGAGTTCAGAGCCCCGGGTGACCTCGGCGCCGTCGCGGGTGGTTACGTAGAAGTTGCCGAGGAAGTAGGGGTGGATCTCGTTGCTGATAGTAAGGCAGTAGGCCCGCTTCACACTCACTTCGAGGCGGTTGAACACCTCCATGGTCTGCTGCAGGAAGTCGCGCTGGGGCGGGTTGCCGACCGCGAACATGAGCCGGGTCTCGCCGGTGTTGGCGGGCTCGGCGTCGAGGTAAACCCCGCTGTTGTTTCTGGTGCGCTGGAACAGCGCCAGCGTGCGCGCCACGCGGGTGGCGGGAGAGATGCGCACGTAGTCCTGGTTGTTGATCCAGAGGATGTTGAGGAGGTAATCGAGCCTCTTGTGGTCGAAATCGGGATAGTCGCGTTTGAGGGCCGCCGCTATGCGGCGCTTGATTGCGGTGGGGGCCTTGTCGCTGCTTGCCGCCACCTCCTGCGGCGTCTTGCGGTCGAACTCGAAGCGCTGCAGCTCCAGGTGGTGCTCCGAGTCGGGAAGCGGCCCATTGGAGACTGCGAAATGGGCGTAGGAGATCTCGCGCTCCTTCAAGGTGCGCAGGGTCTCGTACAGCGAGCCGGGACGGTTGAGCACTGCCTGGATCAGCATCCGGTCGCGGTCAGCGAGGATCATGCGGCGGTTGCGGGACAGGTTGTGCAGCCCGTCGGCCAGGATGGCGATGGCGTCGATCTCCTCCTGCATGGTGATGAAGAAATAGGGATGGATTCGGGAGTGAATCCATGCGAGGTTCCGGTCGGCGAGAGAGCGGTTCTGCTTCATGACTCGCTGCACCTTCCCCGAAATGCGGTCATCAACAATATCCATCGGTAACTCCCCTAGTACGGCCAGTGGCCGGGATGAAATGGCAACGCTGCCATCTTGATGCCTTGTGTTCGCCGCCGCCTCGATCCGGGCTGCAATTGCTACGACTCCAGGGCGGCCGTTTGTGTAAACAGCATAAGGTGTGCCATTGTGGCGGAAGGAAGGGGGGGGAGGTGGTTGCTGCGTGATGATTGGGGAGTGTGTGGTAAGTTGCCGGAGTTCCGCCGGATTTACACGTTGTGCACGGATGGGGCGAGGGGGTGAGACAACGGCGTTGCATGGGGCACACCCTGCAAGTGATGCGGTCATGCATGCGCCGGGCGTCTGGCGTGTTTGGTCAGGGGAGGATTGAATGGTTCGGTTTGTTAATTCGCGTAAAGGGCCGTAAATGCATCTGTTTTGTTTTTGAGTGGTTCATGCCCGGTTGCATCTCCGGATGCGGAGTGGCATCTCACGGTGTTACAGTACAAACAACGCAATTCCCCCCTGCCCCCCTTTCACAAGGAGGGAACCTTAGGGGACGCGCGGCGCTTCGTGGATAAATCAAAAGGGGCCTCCCGGTTGGGAGGCCCCTTTTTCGTGCCCGGTGCAGGGGGAGGCTATTCGGTTTCGGCGGCTGCGTAGTCGACGGCGCAGGTGGTGCGCGGCTTGAAGAGGTCGTCGAAACGCACCTTGCTGTGCAGCTTCGCCAGCAACTCGTGATCAACCTTGCGCATCTTGTGGATGACGATGGGCAGGATCAGCAGCGGAACCCCTGCATAGAAGCCGATGCGCAGGCTCTCGTTGAAGGCGGTGAAGACCAGACAGCCGACCATGCTCCAGATGCCCAGGTGCGCGAGGTAGGGGAAGCCCGGCGCCACGTACTTGAGGTCCTTGGTGCTGTAGCCGTTGGCGACCAGGCGCTTGCGGAAGTTCATCTGCGACCAGATGATGGAGATCCAGGCGATGGTCCCGGTGAAGCCTGAGATGGAGAGGAGGGCGACGAACACCTTGGAGGCGGCGAAGAAGTAGGAGCCTGCCAGGAAGAACCAGACGCCTGCGATGACGAAGAGGGCGGCGTTGCCCGGAACCTGGTGCTTGTTAAGGGCGCCCAGGAACTTCGGTGCCATCCCTTCGCGCGCCATGGCCCAGGTGACCCGGACCGTGGAGTAGAGGCCGGAATTGGCGCAGGAAAGGGCGGCGGTGAGGACCACGAAGCTGAAGAGGCCGGCGGCCCAGTGCAGTCCGTACTGCTCCAGGGCCGCGGCGAAGACGGAGCCGCCTTCGACGCCTGCCTTGGCCCACGGGAAGATGGTCACCAGCAGGAATACTGGGACCATGAACAGCATGATGACCCTGATGGTGATGCTGCGCACGGCGGTAGGGATGGTCTTGCTGGGATCTTTAGCCTCACCGGCGGTAAGACCGATGATCTCAACCCCCTGGAAGTTGACCAGCAGCATGACCATGGTGGTTAGCAGCACGAAGCCGCCGTTGGGGAAGATGCCACCGTTGCCGGTCAGGTAGGTGCTGCCCAGGCCGGCCGGGTGCTGGTTGGGGATCACGTTGAAGTAGATGAGAACGGCAACTACGCAGAAGACGACGATGGCCATGACCTTGACGATGGAGAGCCAGAACTCGATCTCGCCGAAGGCCTCAACATGGGAGATGTTGACCACCGTGATGACGATCCCGAAGAGGACTGCCCACATGAATTCGCTGGTGCCTGGCACGAAGGTCTTCATGATGATGCCCCCCGCGATACATTCTGCGGGTATGTAGGCCATCCAGTTGAAGACGTAGCTCCAGCCGACCCCGGCCGCCCAGGAGGGGGAGATGAATTCGGAGGCGTAGGTGACGAAAGAGCCCGAAATGGGGATGGCGACGGCCAACTCGCCCAGGGCGATCATGACCAGGTAGACGATGAGGCCGCCCAAGGCGTAGGTGATGAAGGCGGACGGGCCGACGTCCTTGACGATGGAACCGGTGCCGAGGAAGAAAGCAGAGCCGATGATGCCCCCCAGGGCAATCATCATGACGTGGCGGTCCTTAAGCCCTCGTTTGAGGCCGCCGTCGTCGAACGATTCAAATCCAGTTTCCAACAGATGCACTTCTTTAACTTGATCTGTCATTGGGTTCTCCGTTCATTGGAATAAATAACAAAAATGGTTTTATCTGTATACAAAAAGCCGCGGCGGGAAGAATCCCGGCCGCGGCAGATAATCATTGCTCCTTGGCGATGCTCTTGAACACGTCTTCGAGCCTGACCAGCATCTCGTCGATGAGGTCGTAGCCGATGGTGAGGGCGGGCTCGATCCTGATGCTCTTGGCGTTGATGAAGGTGCCCGCGGTCAAGACGCGGCGGCTGAACATGCCCGAGGCGACCTGCCACCCCATCTCGTCGGTCGGGAAGTCCATGCCGATCAGGAGGCCCCTGCCGCGCACTTCCTTCAGCACCTTCGGGTACTTCGCCTTCAGCCCCTCCAGCTTCTCTACGATGTACTCGCCTTTCTCGCGCGCCTGGCGCGGCAGATCTTCTTCCAGCATCACGTTGATGTAGGCCAACGCCGCGGCGCAGGCGATCGGGTTGCCGCCGGTGGTGGTGGAGTGCATGAAGGGGTTGGGCTCCATGCATTCCCACACCTTCTTGCTGGCGAAGAAGCCGGAGCAGGGGATGACACCGCCGCCCAGCGCCTTGCCCAGGCAGATGATGTCCGGGGTCACGTTCCAGTGGTCCACGCCGAACAGGGTGCCGGTGCGCCCGAGGCCGGTCTGCACCTCGTCCGCGATGAGGAGCACACCGTACTTGTCGCAGATCTCGCGCAGTTTCGGCCAGTAGTCGTCCGGCGGGATGATGGCGCCGGCCTCACCCTGGATCGGCTCGGCGATCATGGCGGCGATGCCGTCGCCCACCTGGTTTGCCGACTGGATCGCCTTCTCGACCGCGGCCGCGTCGCCGTAGGGTACGTGGCGCACGTTGCCCAGAAGCGGCAGGAGCGGCTCGCGGTACATCGCCTTGCCCATCAGGGTGAGCGGCCCCAGGGTCTTGCCGTGGAAGGCGCGCTCGGTGGAGATGAAACCGGCCTTGCCGGTGTAGAGCTTGGCGAGCTTCATGGCACCGTCCACCGCCTCGGTGCCGGAGTTGATGAAGAAGCCGTACTGGATGTCGCCCGGGAGCAGGTGGGCGAGCACCTTGCCCAGGTGGGCGCGCAGCGGGTCGAGCATTTCCTGGCTGTACTGCGGGCTGCGGTCGAGCTGCGCCTTGGCGGCGGCGACGATCTTGGGGTGCCTGATGCCGGCGGAGTAGAGGCCGAAACCGCCCAGGATGTCGATGAACTCGCGGCCGCGGGTGTCGGTGAGGATGGAGCCCTGCCCGGTCCACTCGACGGAGGCGAAGTCGCCGGCCTCGGTCATGGACTTTCTGTACTTGAGCCACCCCTTGTTGATGTGGTTGGCGAAGTTCTCAACGGTCTCCTGCTCGATCTTCTCGCGCTCCGCCGCCGGAACCTCGTGCTCCGGGGTCAGGAGCAGGTTCAGCATCCTCTGTGCTTCGCTTTGTGCGTACGCTACGTCTCTCGTCATCACTGAATCTCCTTTAGACAGCAAAATGCGATGTGATATCGCTTTCTAATTTTGCACGGGACATGCCACGCTGAAAGGAGGCGTGACCGGAGAAGCGGCTGGAGGCGTGTTGGCAACTGGTCAGGTGGCCGAAGCTATTTTTGGTATACGGCTGATATAAAACGATATTTCGTATACGCTGTTGATCGTGGTGAGCCCCGGTCTGAACTGCTTTTTTTTTCTGGAGGCAGGGGGGCGGCGCTGGCGTGCGCGGCGCTGGGATACCTGAGGCATGGTTTGGGATGCATTGCCGCATCTTGGCTGCGGGTTTGCATCCGGGCGTGGACAGGAACGTGGACAGGAACGTGGACAGGAACGTGGACAGGGAGAAAACTGGAAGGGGAGACTGCAGGGGGGGCGTCCCCCCCCTGCAGATAGGCGGGGTATTTAGAACGAGAGCATG
It encodes the following:
- a CDS encoding amino acid permease, which translates into the protein MTDQVKEVHLLETGFESFDDGGLKRGLKDRHVMMIALGGIIGSAFFLGTGSIVKDVGPSAFITYALGGLIVYLVMIALGELAVAIPISGSFVTYASEFISPSWAAGVGWSYVFNWMAYIPAECIAGGIIMKTFVPGTSEFMWAVLFGIVITVVNISHVEAFGEIEFWLSIVKVMAIVVFCVVAVLIYFNVIPNQHPAGLGSTYLTGNGGIFPNGGFVLLTTMVMLLVNFQGVEIIGLTAGEAKDPSKTIPTAVRSITIRVIMLFMVPVFLLVTIFPWAKAGVEGGSVFAAALEQYGLHWAAGLFSFVVLTAALSCANSGLYSTVRVTWAMAREGMAPKFLGALNKHQVPGNAALFVIAGVWFFLAGSYFFAASKVFVALLSISGFTGTIAWISIIWSQMNFRKRLVANGYSTKDLKYVAPGFPYLAHLGIWSMVGCLVFTAFNESLRIGFYAGVPLLILPIVIHKMRKVDHELLAKLHSKVRFDDLFKPRTTCAVDYAAAETE
- a CDS encoding putrescine aminotransferase, whose product is MTRDVAYAQSEAQRMLNLLLTPEHEVPAAEREKIEQETVENFANHINKGWLKYRKSMTEAGDFASVEWTGQGSILTDTRGREFIDILGGFGLYSAGIRHPKIVAAAKAQLDRSPQYSQEMLDPLRAHLGKVLAHLLPGDIQYGFFINSGTEAVDGAMKLAKLYTGKAGFISTERAFHGKTLGPLTLMGKAMYREPLLPLLGNVRHVPYGDAAAVEKAIQSANQVGDGIAAMIAEPIQGEAGAIIPPDDYWPKLREICDKYGVLLIADEVQTGLGRTGTLFGVDHWNVTPDIICLGKALGGGVIPCSGFFASKKVWECMEPNPFMHSTTTGGNPIACAAALAYINVMLEEDLPRQAREKGEYIVEKLEGLKAKYPKVLKEVRGRGLLIGMDFPTDEMGWQVASGMFSRRVLTAGTFINAKSIRIEPALTIGYDLIDEMLVRLEDVFKSIAKEQ
- a CDS encoding aspartate aminotransferase family protein, yielding MITEMKTSYRVVSDARLVELRDRENRIFLERTPASRKTFERAHEMLLNGVPMPWMGDWGTSHPIFVKKAQGNKITDIDGNEYLDFCLGDTGAMFGHSPEATAAAVADQVRHGITTMLPSESALAIGSELGRRFGLPFWQVAMTATEANRYVLRICRALTGRHKVLVMNECYHGSIDETLPHIGPTGKLELRSDFDMNPGVPKDALTRVVEFNDIAALEKELAHGDVACVLAEPIMTNCGMVLPAPGYHETLRELCTRYGSVLVIDETHTLSTGPGGYTAAYGLKPDFVTLGKSIAGGIPVAVYGFTREIADRINASFGRKSVSDPMGIGGTLSGNMFAIRAMEATLKHVATDDAFERMIAGQHRLSDGLDAALKRHDIPWSVTRSGARCELQFMPRLPRNGSEAKAHFDWELIYYTHLYLANRGVLITPFHNMMLIPPMATDAQIDTLVQVWSDCMAELSAR
- a CDS encoding aldehyde ferredoxin oxidoreductase C-terminal domain-containing protein; amino-acid sequence: MRFTTTTPGSDPSAVLYNRCTVSLGDGTITMEEIPCRNLEEVLGGFGRSFQMLATRPVQQAYTPENPLILNTGLLTGSNVMTGLRSYFSAYSPLKQSRKGLPAAMWSAASGKFGSKLKWTGIDEVVFEGRADEPVYAVFRAGANGPEAELKPAGHLLGLSSHDKIMALQKEYPEAHFAAIGPAGERYREVLMGAVALSTENQLKSGEDKCRFAGRGGMGSLMGYKNLVAIVAQSEDRLPPIAAEMRDVNRDVVKGGGSNRFQPLTQGGGGGTWANLEVLDVFKAVPENNFRSIAGKRIEGLYRDSVDKSLHVRSEACFRCGVRCHNNLYRKNEDGSAGEFIAKFDFEPLNLFGTNLGIHNGEQVAELIRLCDNLAMDAISLGSTIAYVLDYNARHPEDTILNGATFGDYDKVRELVLATGNGNCDRIGHGVQRLSTQLGETGYAMQVKGLELPAYLPETNPGYAFAIAGGHMSMGTHMMVAREGKVGLNDWVHAITQQGLLQVGYDMIGLCKFVGLGLGHDFVVRAVKAATGLEVTSAEIVAAVRRAYLRGLALELRQGYQDDEYTLPQQVFSDPNPNITLPRFVTQEFLDEMKKRVWDAFEPEMAGLFA
- a CDS encoding NAD-glutamate dehydrogenase domain-containing protein yields the protein MDIVDDRISGKVQRVMKQNRSLADRNLAWIHSRIHPYFFITMQEEIDAIAILADGLHNLSRNRRMILADRDRMLIQAVLNRPGSLYETLRTLKEREISYAHFAVSNGPLPDSEHHLELQRFEFDRKTPQEVAASSDKAPTAIKRRIAAALKRDYPDFDHKRLDYLLNILWINNQDYVRISPATRVARTLALFQRTRNNSGVYLDAEPANTGETRLMFAVGNPPQRDFLQQTMEVFNRLEVSVKRAYCLTISNEIHPYFLGNFYVTTRDGAEVTRGSELFLRLQSELYNTQILSTASPSYAELVVKGVMSGEDALLVNAMIGFCHTNLAHTHPDSFDLEGIMRAFHNHPDIAQQLVKLFRSRFDPAVADREAHYAAVLDETTRVVDSYNTGHGFLDEFRRTIFRCALLFIRYTLKTNFYVLEKSALAFRLDPGYMSEMEPKFSADLPPERPFRITYFHARYGLGYHIGFSDIARGGWRTLITNGRDDYVTCANSLFRENYVLAHTQHLKNKDIYEGGSKMVVVLDAAGIRDRDLVTQRLYKLQYSLINAFLDIFVTENGKAKDPRVVDYYGEDEPIELGPDENMHDAMVELVAAQSVRRGYLLGIGIMSSKKVGINHKEYGVTSAGVIRFAEITMAELGIDMHRDPFSVKFTGGPNGDVAGNSMRLLLERCPKVAIRLIIDGTGALYDPAGADRDALGRVVLQSDIDAFDAGALHPGGFILYRNRTRRDGMKELYCKVMRDQDGLKELWISNDEFYREYNSLVFTVAADLFIPAGGRPETVREHDCDRFFAEDGTPLSRAIVEGANSFITPKARIELQKRGIVLMRDASANKCGVISSSYEIIANLLLTEKEFLEQKEPYVRDVIRILNKRAEDEARLIFRRHREAGGAQLFTEISDAISTEINAQYATLFNFFQKHPQLCDRPLYRKAILAHLPGMLADRPGYRIRTKGLPPKYKYAILSSEIASSMVYRGEKESDGYRELLEAHLKRLSA